The genomic segment GCCCAAATATACTTTCCAAGGGCTGCAATATTCCAGTCCCTACTGTTCTTGAATCCTAAACCACCTGAGTTCTTCGAATTGCAAACTAGGTCCCAAGCTATACGACCTGGTCTGGTTGAATAGGCCTGCCCTGTCCAAAGGAAAGCTCTACAAATGGCTGCAATCTCATTCAATACTTTTTTAGGAATAATCATAATCTGACTCCAGTAAGAGTGAATTGAAAGAAGAACTGAATTGATCAGTGTAACCTGGCCAGCAAAAGAAATATTTCTGGAGCTCCAGCATTTAATTCTAGCAAGCATCTTGTCAAGAAGAACCTCACAATCCTTTGCTGAAATTCGCTTGGAGCAGATCAGAATTCCAAGATATTTGAAAGGCAGAGCACTTCTACTGTAACCCGAAGCATCAAGGATTCGTTGGACTTCATGCTCATTCATATTACTACAGTAGACAGCCGATTTAGTCTGATTTGGACAAAGCCCAGAAGTGCTAGAAAAGAGCTGCAATCCTTGAAGCATATAGTAGATAGATCTGAAATCACCATGACAGAATAACAGAATATCATCAGCAAAGATAAGGTGATTAAGTTTGATCCCTTCACACCTAGCATGAAATTTAAAATCCTTTTTACTTCCTACTCGATGCAAAATTCTTGAAAGGTATTCCATCCCCAATACAAACAATAACGGAGACATAGGATCGCCCGGCCGCAGCCCCCTCTTAGACTCAAAAAATCCATGGGAAGAGCCATTAAACATAAGCGAGAATTTTGGAGTGCGAACACACTGCATAACAAGCTGAATGAATTTACTTGGGAAATTGAAAGCTCCAAGCATTTCCTCAATAAAATCCCATTCAATAGTGTCATAAGCTTTCCGCAAATCAAGCTTGATCATACACTTAGGTTTCCCAACTTTCCTTGCATAATGATGGACTAAATCTTGACATATCATGATATTGTGAGCGATAGATCTCCCCTTGACAAAACCTCCTTGATTTTGAGCTACAAGCACCAGAAGAACAGCCCTCAACCTTGTGCATATCATCTTCGTGGCAGCTTTATAGAGTACATTACAACAGGCTATGGGTCTATAATCACTCACATGTTTTGGGCATTTACTTTTCGAAATAAGAGTCAAAACAGTAGAGTTCAATTCGTTTAGAATTTTCCCAGAATGCAGAAATGACAGTATAGCATCACATACTTCATCTCCAACTAAATTCCAATTATCCTGGAAGAAAAAACTGCAATATCCATCCGGACCAGATGCCTTTGTTCCAGGAATCTCCCAAATGGCTTTTTTAACTTCCTCTTGACTATAAGGCAGCAACAGATTGTTAACATGCGAAGTAGTAAGGAATGTACCCAGAGAAACTATTTTTGTAAGCACTTTATTCCTCACAGCCATCTTACTGCCCAGTAACTTCTGATAATAATCCAGAAATGCTGCTGTGACCATATCAGGCTGATCTATCCATTCACCCAATTCCGAAGTAATAGAGCAAATTCTATTCTGATTTCGCCTCTCTCTAATGCGAGCATGGAACAAAGCTGAGTTAGTATCACCATCTTGAATCCAATTGAGCTTAGCTTTTTGCTGCAAGAAAGAACAGTAAGATCTATGAATGTCAGTGTATTTTTGACGAGCTTCAAGCTCCAATTGAATAAGTCTGGGATTTAGAGGATCCTTATTCAATTGATCTTGACATTCAGTTAAAGCATGCGAGGTCTCCAAATCAGCAACATGAATGTCCGTAAATCCTTGCTTATTAATCAGTCTCAAAGTGCTCTTTAGTCTTTTAAGCTTCTGAACCACTTTGTACATCAGAGTGCCATCTATAGGACGAATCCAATCATTGTGCACCAGATCTTGAAAACCAGGAAAGGACTTCCACATGCGAAAGTATTTAAAAGGCTTCCTACCAGTGACTAAAACAGGTGTTACAGTGAGAATCGCTAGAGAGTGATCAAATAACCCCTCATTCATAAAGTGTACCTCTGCAGCTCCATAAGTATCCAACCACTTTTGATTAGCCAAGATTCTATCAATTTTCGAGTAAATTCGATCTTGGCCCTGCTGTTTGTTATTCCAGGTATAGAAATTCCCACTAAATTTAACATCTTCCAATTGGCAAATCTCCACACACCTCTGAAAAGAATGAGCCTTAGTATATTTAACTCTAGCACCAATACGCTCCTCCTTAACCAATATATCATTGAAATCTCCCAATACAATCCAAGGATCTTCCATAGATAGGTCCTGCAAGTGCTTCCACAAAAGATTTCGACTCTCTTCAATATTCATACCATACACAAAAGTTACAAAGAAACTGTCCATATTCAAAGTCGAACTAGCATGCATGTGAATCATTTGACTAGAGCATTTTATAATAGCATCATTGAACACCAAAGGATTTCAACTAACTACAATGCGTCCACCCTTATGCCACACATTATTCGAAGTAAAGCACCAGCCAGAAAAAACTCGAAGGTATAAAGCTCCCAAATTATGAGCTTTAACCCTCGTTTCAAGAAGACCAACCAAGCCAATCCCCTTAGAAAAAATCAGAATTTTTACTTGAAGCTGTTTATGATGGCTGTTGATCCCCCTGACATTCCAGCTCATTATTCTATCCATTTGGGAGAGAAGGAACTCCCCCTCCTCCCTTAGATTCCTCTACAGCCACTTGCGAGTTATCTCTTGTCTCAAGGTCAAGAACTTGAAAATTATTACTAATGATGGTTTGCTAAGCCACCCCTGGGACCATTTTAGCTTTATCTTTTGTTTTCCAGCCTTTAGAAACTGGTTGAAACCCATCACCATCTGTTTCGGGACCCTGTTCAGTGACTGGCCCATGCAAGTTCAGATCTTGCTTCACAACCCATTCCTGTTTCTTACCTTCTTTCTTCCTACATTTTTGAGTTGAATGCTCCATCCCCTTACAATGATTACAAACCAGAGGTTTCCATTCATAAAAAACAGCCACAGAGACCTCAAAATCCAATTCATTCTCAAAATAAATGAATTCTAGAAAATCCTGTGTTAATGAGACTTCTATTAAAACCCTTGGAAAACTAAGCTTGTCCCTTCCTCTTGTAATCGAATCTACCATTAATGGCTTCCCTAATTGACCGACAATCTTGTAGAGAGATCGTTCTCCCCAATATTTCAGATCTAAGTCATGAAGCTGAATCCAAGTGGGTACTCTTCTAATATCTTCTTTCTTGAAATCAGTAAATGCATCCCACAATTTCATAACCGCTGGTTTATTGTCAAAGAAAATAAAACCTCCTGTGAGTACATCATCCCTAGCAGCCATGGATACAAATCTAATGATGAAAATGCCATGAGATAGTTGTCCAACCTTGTCTACCCCCTTAATTTTCTAGATTCTTCGAGCAAACTCATCCAGAACAGAGAGAGGAGGATTTGCCCCCAAAACATAACAAACAATAGAGGAACTCCAAAATGATACTTCATCCTCAATATCATCCATGGTTATCTTAACTCCTCTACCACTTGATTTTTGTTTCTCACAATCAGCATGTGAACTAGCAAATTTAGCATTTAAATTTTGCACTATGTTTCCAGATCGCAAGATTGGAGGAGAAGGATGCTTACCTTGCTGCACTTCCTGAGAACATTTTTGAGATGCTACTAAAAAATTCGAAAAAACATCCCGAATCTCCTGTTGACGATTCAACAAATTCAGAGTCGATTTGGGCGAGAGGATCTCCGGGCCATCCTCTGGACAATGCTCCTCCCGAAGGATAGCCAACTCCTCATCCCGTTCA from the Humulus lupulus chromosome X, drHumLupu1.1, whole genome shotgun sequence genome contains:
- the LOC133805553 gene encoding uncharacterized protein LOC133805553; amino-acid sequence: MDSFFVTFVYGMNIEESRNLLWKHLQDLSMEDPWIVLGDFNDILVKEERIGARVKYTKAHSFQRCVEICQLEDVKFSGNFYTWNNKQQGQDRIYSKIDRILANQKWLDTYGAAEVHFMNEGLFDHSLAILTVTPVLVTGRKPFKYFRMWKSFPGFQDLVHNDWIRPIDGTLMYKVVQKLKRLKSTLRLINKQGFTDIHVADLETSHALTECQDQLNKDPLNPRLIQLELEARQKYTDIHRSYCSFLQQKAKLNWIQDGDTNSALFHARIRERRNQNRICSITSELGEWIDQPDMVTAAFLDYYQKLLGSKMAVRNKVLTKIVSLGTFLTTSHVNNLLLPYSQEEVKKAIWEIPGTKASGPDGYCSFFFQDNWNLVGDEVCDAILSFLHSGKILNELNSTVLTLISKSKCPKHVSDYRPIACCNVLYKAATKMICTRLRAVLLVLVAQNQGGFVKGRSIAHNIMICQDLVHHYARKVGKPKCMIKLDLRKAYDTIEWDFIEEMLGAFNFPSKFIQLVMQCVRTPKFSLMFNGSSHGFFESKRGLRPGDPMSPLLFVLGMEYLSRILHRVGSKKDFKFHARCEGIKLNHLIFADDILLFCHGDFRSIYYMLQGLQLFSSTSGLCPNQTKSAVYCSNMNEHEVQRILDASGYSRSALPFKYLGILICSKRISAKDCEVLLDKMLARIKCWSSRNISFAGQVTLINSVLLSIHSYWSQIMIIPKKVLNEIAAICRAFLWTGQAYSTRPGRIAWDLVCNSKNSGGLGFKNSRDWNIAALGKYIWAVAEKKDDLWVKWVHHVYIKQVDWWNYIAPASSSWYWKKVVEVKEKFKNLFSLPQVKPERYQIRYGYNIIHAEYTQT